Proteins co-encoded in one Streptomyces sp. NBC_01283 genomic window:
- a CDS encoding MerR family transcriptional regulator: MGSEHLQTGEVAARTELSPRTIRHYEDVGLVIPSARSQGGFRLYTEDDVARLVVIRRMKPLGFTLDEMRDLLGTTDHLECGDELAPAQREELVARMCDVAARPAGVGAHQVRHQQGLGIDGMAAHSS; the protein is encoded by the coding sequence GTGGGCAGCGAGCACCTGCAGACCGGTGAGGTCGCCGCACGGACCGAGCTGTCGCCGCGCACGATCCGTCATTACGAGGACGTCGGCCTGGTCATCCCTTCGGCCCGTTCCCAGGGCGGCTTCCGTCTTTACACCGAGGACGACGTGGCCCGCCTGGTGGTCATCCGCCGCATGAAACCACTCGGTTTCACGCTGGACGAGATGCGCGATCTGCTCGGCACCACCGACCACCTTGAGTGCGGCGATGAGCTGGCGCCCGCGCAGCGCGAGGAGCTGGTGGCGCGGATGTGTGATGTCGCCGCCCGCCCGGCCGGCGTAGGCGCGCACCAGGTCCGTCATCAACAGGGGCTGGGGATAGACGGAATGGCGGCCCATTCCTCGTGA
- a CDS encoding SulP family inorganic anion transporter, whose amino-acid sequence MSTSALSPAARLRGLRPDWLSDPKVWRTEVLAGLVVALALIPEAISFSIIAGVDPAIGLFASCTMAVTISIVGGRRAMISAATGAVALVIAPLNREHGLGYLVAAVILAGVFQIVLGAVGVAKLMRFVPRSVMVGFVNSLAILIFMAQVPEMHDVPWPVYPLIAGGLALMVFFPKITKAIPAPLASIVILTVITVAAGIAVPTVGDKGELPSSLPVPGLPDVPFTMDTLTTVAPYALAMALVGLMESLMTAKLVDDITDTRSSKTRESIGQGIANIVTGFFGGMGGCAMIGQTMINVKVSGARTRLSTFLAGAFLMVLCIVFGPVVSDIPMAALVAVMVMVCFATFDWHSIAPKTLRRMPAGEITVMVVTVACVVATHNLAVGVVAGSVTAMVIFAKRVAHFAQVTAVTAPDGGSVSYSVTGELFFASANDLVGRFDYAGDPDQVVIDLTAAHIWDASSVAALDAIETKYAQRGKTVEIIGLNRPSAQLHEKLSGELTGGH is encoded by the coding sequence TTGTCCACGTCCGCACTGTCCCCGGCCGCCCGGCTGCGTGGCCTGCGCCCCGACTGGCTGTCCGACCCGAAGGTCTGGCGCACCGAGGTGCTCGCCGGTCTGGTGGTCGCGCTCGCGCTGATCCCCGAGGCGATCTCCTTCTCGATCATCGCCGGGGTCGACCCCGCGATCGGCCTGTTCGCCTCCTGCACCATGGCCGTGACGATCTCGATCGTCGGCGGACGCCGCGCGATGATCTCCGCGGCGACCGGCGCCGTGGCCCTGGTCATCGCCCCGCTCAACCGCGAGCACGGCCTCGGCTATCTGGTCGCCGCCGTCATCCTGGCCGGGGTCTTCCAGATCGTCCTGGGCGCGGTCGGCGTCGCCAAGCTGATGCGCTTCGTGCCCCGCAGCGTGATGGTCGGATTCGTCAACTCCCTCGCCATCCTGATCTTCATGGCACAGGTCCCCGAGATGCACGACGTGCCCTGGCCCGTCTACCCGCTGATCGCGGGCGGGCTCGCCCTCATGGTGTTCTTCCCGAAGATCACCAAGGCGATCCCGGCGCCGCTCGCGTCCATCGTGATCCTCACGGTGATCACGGTCGCCGCCGGAATCGCGGTGCCGACCGTGGGCGACAAGGGCGAGCTGCCGTCCTCCTTGCCGGTGCCGGGCCTGCCCGATGTGCCGTTCACGATGGACACGTTGACGACCGTCGCGCCCTACGCGCTCGCCATGGCGCTGGTCGGTCTGATGGAGTCCCTGATGACCGCGAAGCTCGTCGACGACATCACCGACACCCGCTCCTCGAAGACCCGTGAGTCCATCGGCCAGGGCATCGCCAACATCGTCACCGGCTTCTTCGGCGGCATGGGCGGCTGCGCCATGATCGGCCAGACGATGATCAACGTGAAGGTGTCCGGCGCCCGTACCCGCCTGTCGACCTTCCTCGCGGGCGCGTTCCTGATGGTCCTGTGCATCGTCTTCGGACCTGTCGTCTCCGACATTCCCATGGCCGCGCTGGTCGCCGTGATGGTGATGGTCTGCTTCGCGACCTTCGACTGGCACTCCATCGCGCCGAAGACGCTGCGACGGATGCCCGCCGGCGAGATCACGGTCATGGTCGTCACGGTGGCGTGCGTGGTCGCCACGCACAACCTCGCCGTCGGCGTGGTCGCGGGCTCGGTCACCGCGATGGTCATCTTCGCCAAGCGCGTCGCCCACTTCGCCCAGGTCACCGCCGTCACTGCCCCTGACGGTGGCAGCGTGAGCTACTCCGTCACCGGCGAGCTGTTCTTCGCCTCCGCCAACGATCTCGTCGGACGGTTCGACTACGCCGGTGATCCCGACCAGGTCGTCATCGACCTGACGGCCGCGCACATCTGGGACGCCTCGTCCGTCGCCGCCCTCGACGCGATCGAGACCAAGTACGCGCAGCGCGGCAAGACGGTGGAGATCATCGGCTTGAACAGGCCGAGTGCCCAGCTCCACGAGAAGCTCAGCGGCGAACTCACCGGCGGCCATTGA
- a CDS encoding esterase, with the protein MTSTYIGTSIETGTSIDASTDTSTRTGTTFRSRRTKTSAAVAAASFLLLTGVSIAAAPSALAGVPGGTSAADRNSDFDGDGYDDVLIGAPDGTVSGKEGAGYVTVQYGAANGIGVNNSVPKARTAVFSQSTAGVPGSSETYDSFGSAVATGDLDGDGYDDALIGAPGEDVGETENAGRVTVLFGSKTGLRTDRVLNLAAASPEEGARFGMSVTAARFTGTTPNDMVAVLDRRGAQLFTYEGGTLHHTDSVDTTEHPAGTAIQPGYLTTGDYDSDGYAELVISGYSPDDGYKQGWSSVFAGGESAVTHQRDLNGGLGTASGDVNNDGYDDLVVGQSKTSADQPQGANGGLVGVYYGGEEGPVGQEPDNAPQWWTQDSPGVPGTAEEGDDWGGELSVDDVDGDGYADVAVGASGEDVGTVRDAGAVWLLRGSAEGLTGTGAQSFDQNTAYVPGVVEESDGWGGQIRLADTDRDGRSELIAAAPGENTRDGAVWVLPASTKGLVADGSWSYGGAALGAPATRAAFGSAVDE; encoded by the coding sequence ATGACCAGCACGTACATCGGCACCAGCATCGAGACCGGCACCAGCATCGATGCCAGCACCGACACGAGCACCAGAACCGGCACCACCTTCCGATCCCGCCGCACCAAGACGTCCGCGGCCGTCGCGGCCGCGTCCTTCCTGCTCCTGACGGGGGTCAGCATCGCCGCGGCCCCCTCGGCCCTGGCAGGCGTGCCGGGCGGCACGAGCGCCGCCGACCGCAACTCCGACTTCGACGGCGACGGTTACGACGACGTCCTGATCGGCGCGCCCGACGGCACCGTCAGCGGCAAGGAGGGCGCGGGGTACGTCACGGTCCAGTACGGCGCGGCCAACGGCATCGGCGTCAACAACAGCGTCCCCAAGGCCCGTACGGCCGTGTTCAGCCAGTCCACCGCCGGTGTGCCCGGCAGCTCGGAGACGTACGACTCCTTCGGTTCGGCCGTCGCCACGGGTGACCTCGACGGCGACGGATATGACGACGCGCTCATCGGCGCTCCCGGCGAGGACGTGGGAGAGACGGAGAACGCAGGCCGTGTGACGGTCCTGTTCGGTTCGAAGACCGGACTGCGTACCGACCGTGTGCTGAACCTCGCCGCAGCATCCCCCGAGGAGGGCGCCCGCTTCGGGATGTCCGTCACCGCGGCCCGCTTCACCGGAACCACTCCCAACGACATGGTCGCCGTGCTCGACCGGCGCGGCGCCCAGCTCTTCACCTACGAGGGGGGCACGCTGCACCACACCGACTCGGTCGACACCACGGAGCACCCCGCGGGAACCGCCATCCAGCCCGGCTATCTGACCACCGGCGACTACGACAGCGACGGCTACGCCGAGCTGGTCATCTCCGGCTACAGCCCGGACGACGGCTACAAGCAGGGCTGGTCGTCCGTCTTCGCGGGCGGCGAGAGCGCTGTCACCCACCAGCGCGACCTGAACGGCGGCCTGGGCACTGCGTCGGGCGACGTCAACAACGACGGGTACGACGACCTGGTCGTCGGTCAGTCGAAGACCTCCGCCGACCAGCCGCAGGGCGCGAACGGAGGTCTGGTGGGCGTCTATTACGGCGGCGAGGAAGGCCCCGTCGGTCAGGAGCCGGACAACGCGCCCCAGTGGTGGACGCAGGACTCCCCGGGTGTTCCGGGCACGGCCGAGGAGGGCGACGACTGGGGCGGCGAGCTGTCCGTGGACGACGTCGACGGCGACGGTTACGCGGACGTGGCCGTCGGCGCCTCCGGCGAGGACGTGGGGACGGTACGGGACGCGGGCGCCGTCTGGCTGCTGCGGGGCTCGGCCGAGGGCCTGACCGGCACAGGTGCGCAGTCCTTCGACCAGAACACCGCGTACGTTCCCGGCGTGGTGGAGGAGAGCGACGGGTGGGGCGGGCAGATCCGCCTCGCCGACACCGACCGCGACGGCCGCTCCGAGCTGATCGCTGCGGCTCCCGGCGAGAACACGCGTGACGGAGCGGTCTGGGTGCTGCCCGCGAGCACGAAGGGCCTGGTGGCGGACGGCTCCTGGTCCTATGGCGGTGCCGCCCTCGGCGCCCCGGCGACCCGCGCGGCGTTCGGCTCGGCCGTCGACGAGTGA